Within the Thermosynechococcus sichuanensis E542 genome, the region TCTACGGCAGCTTTACCCTATGTGACGCTTCCCCCAGACCCACCTCCCCGCTGGGGCACTACCACCACCACAGCGATTGAAAGCGGTCTTTACTACGGCACTGCCGCCATGCTGCACAGCTACTTGGGCGCCTTTTTTCAGGAGTTTCCCCAAGGCACAGTGATTGTGACCGGGGGCGATCGCCCCTTTCTCAGTGAACTATTACGAACATTCCTAGACCCTGATCGCTGGCGTGAAGACGATCATCTGGTTTTTTGGGGCATCCGCGCCCTCCGCAAGCCAACCGCTAAGATAGAAATGCACCCAATGAACAGAATTGACGAATTCCGCTAATGGAGCGACGGGATGACTTTACGGATTTAGCCTTGGGACTAGTTTCAGCCCAGAGCTTTCCGGCGATCGTGGGCATTGCCGATCACATGCTCAAATCCTCCGATGTCCTCCTCGTGGGCTATGAAAAAATTGGCGGTGGCCACTGTACTGCGATCGTGCGGGGGCGAATTGCCGATGTCCGTCTGGCTGTGGAAGAGGGTGCCGAGCGGGCGCAGCAGTTTGGTCAAGAACTCAGTACGTTAGTCATTCCTCGACCTGACCCCAACCTCGAGAAAATTCTGCCCATTGGCAGTCTCCTCGCCCAGATTGCCTCTAAACATCGCGGTCATCGCCTCAGTAGCCACGCGGTCGGTCTATTGGAAACTCGAGGCTTTCCAGCCATGGTGGGGGCAGCGGATGCGATGCTCAAGGCGGCAGATGTGATGCTCACAGCCTACGAAACCATTGGCGCCGGTCTGTGTACGGCCATTATTCGTGGTACGGCCTCCAATACCGCGATCGCCCTTGAAGCCGGGATGGCAGAAGCGGATCGCATTGGTGAACTCCATGCTGTAATGTTAGTGCCCCGTCCCCTTGAGGATTTGGATCAATCGTTGCCCTTGGCACCTGCCCTGCAACGGGAACTGCAACCGCTGCGGCTACCCCTCACCCTCCAGCAAAAAGAAACCGAACCCCTTGCCCTCCAAGGTGCAGCTCAAGAAAGTGTGGCGGTGGAAGCACCTGCCGAAACGGTGCCCGTCGAACCCCCCGCCAATCCCTGACCGGCAATCCAGCCGGTTGTCCACGCACTTTGCAGGTTAAAGCCGCCCGTTACACCATCAATATCAAGAATTTCGCCTGCAAGGAATAAGCCCTCACAGCAGCGGCTAGCCATGGTCTTGAAATCCACCTCCTTGAGAGCCACGCCACCACAGGTGACAAACTCCTCTTTGAAGGCACCCTTACCAGCGATCGCGAAGGTGCCTCGGTGCAAGGCTGCCGCCAGTGCCAGCAGTTGTTTTTTACTCAGGTGTGCCCAAGTTTGCTCAGCGGGAATCCCCACGCTGGTTGTCCAGTAGCGCCAGAGGCGACGGGGCAGCGGAAAGGGACAATGGTTAGCGATCGCCCGCTTGGGTCTCTGGCTGCGACAGGCTGCCAACTCCGCTTCAATCTGGGACAGCGATAGATGGGGGAGCCAATTTACCACCAAGGTGCCGCGATAGTTCTGCGCCGCTAAGGCACGTGCTCCCCATGCCGAGAGTTTCAAAACCACCGGGCCACTCAGGCCCCAATGGGTAACGAGAATCGCACCGCTTTGAATCAAGGGCGGCTGCTGCGGGAGTTGAAGGGTCGCTTGTACCCGTTCGACACTGAGGCCGGAGCGCTCCTGCAAGAGGGGATCATCAATTTGAAAGGTAAACAGAGAAGGAACGGGGGGAATTATGGTGTGTCCCAATTGTGCTGCCAAGCGATAGCCTTGGGAACTGCTGCCTGTGGCCAGAAGCAGGCGATCGCCCACAAGGGGTTGGGACTGCTGAGCCACTGTGACTTGAAACTCACCGCCGACTTTCACAATCTGCTTCACCGCTGCGCGGGTACGGATGCGAATGCCCAAGGCCGTTGCTTCCTGCACTAGACAATCAATAATCGTTTCTGAATCATCAGTAACGGGAAAAACTCGCCCATCGGCCTCCGTTTTTAACTTCACCCCCCGCGCCTCGAACCAAGCAATCGTGTCTTGGGGTTGAAAGCGACTAAAGGCACCGCGCAAGGCCTTGCCACCACGGGGATAGTGCTGCACCAATAGCGCTGGATCAAAACAATGGTGGGTGACATTGCAGCGACCACCGCCAGAAATGCGGACCTTGCTCAGCACCCTTGCCCCAGCTTCTAAAATCGTGACGCGATCGCGGGGATTAGCCGTCGCACAGGCGATCGCCCCAAAAAATCCAGCGGCACCACCGCCAATGACTAAAATGCGCTG harbors:
- a CDS encoding carbon dioxide-concentrating mechanism protein produces the protein MERRDDFTDLALGLVSAQSFPAIVGIADHMLKSSDVLLVGYEKIGGGHCTAIVRGRIADVRLAVEEGAERAQQFGQELSTLVIPRPDPNLEKILPIGSLLAQIASKHRGHRLSSHAVGLLETRGFPAMVGAADAMLKAADVMLTAYETIGAGLCTAIIRGTASNTAIALEAGMAEADRIGELHAVMLVPRPLEDLDQSLPLAPALQRELQPLRLPLTLQQKETEPLALQGAAQESVAVEAPAETVPVEPPANP
- a CDS encoding NAD(P)/FAD-dependent oxidoreductase — its product is MGQRILVIGGGAAGFFGAIACATANPRDRVTILEAGARVLSKVRISGGGRCNVTHHCFDPALLVQHYPRGGKALRGAFSRFQPQDTIAWFEARGVKLKTEADGRVFPVTDDSETIIDCLVQEATALGIRIRTRAAVKQIVKVGGEFQVTVAQQSQPLVGDRLLLATGSSSQGYRLAAQLGHTIIPPVPSLFTFQIDDPLLQERSGLSVERVQATLQLPQQPPLIQSGAILVTHWGLSGPVVLKLSAWGARALAAQNYRGTLVVNWLPHLSLSQIEAELAACRSQRPKRAIANHCPFPLPRRLWRYWTTSVGIPAEQTWAHLSKKQLLALAAALHRGTFAIAGKGAFKEEFVTCGGVALKEVDFKTMASRCCEGLFLAGEILDIDGVTGGFNLQSAWTTGWIAGQGLAGGSTGTVSAGASTATLS